The Streptomyces sp. ICC1 DNA window GGAGCAGCTGCGGGAGCTCCTCGTGGAACTCGTTGTCCGCGGACAGGATCGCGACCAGCGGGGCGGCGGCGGTCTTGGCCTGGTTGCCCTCGGCCATGTGCTTCACGAGGCGCTCGCGGGCCTCGGGGGAGCGGACCAGGGTGACGCGCAGCGGCGTCTGGTTGAAGGCGGTCGGGCCGAACTTCACCAGGTCGTAGATCGCCTGGACCTGCTCCTCGGTCACCGGCTCGTCGGAGAACGTGTTGGCGGTACGCGCCTCACGGAAGAGGAGGTCCTGAGCGGCGGCGTCGAGAACGAGAGACATCGGAAAGCCTTCTTCTGTACGGGACTGAAGCGATGGCTCGAGACTACGACGGAAATAGATGAAACTTCAACTAAATCCGCGAGGTGGTGACCGACGTCACTCCGGGCCGCCTTCCCCGCCCTCCGCGTCCGCTCCGGCCTGGCGCGCCGCCAGCGCCGAGTCCAGCCGCGCCCTGGCTCCCTCCAGCCAGTGCCGGCACACCTTCGCGAGCTCCTCGCCGCGCTCCCAGAGCGCGAGGGAGTCCTCCAGCGAGGTGCCGCCGGCCTCCAGCTTGCGGACGACCTCGATCAGTTCGTCCCGCGCCTGCTCGTACCCCAGCGCCGCATCGGTCCCGGCCATTCCCGCTCCCACCTTATATGTGTAGTACAACGAATTTGTTGCGGCAGTGTGCCGCCCGTCCGCCCTACGAGACGCCCTCGACGCCCTCTTCGGTGACGCCCTCGGTGACGCCCTCCTCGGCGGCGACCTCAGCGCCGCCCTCGGCGACCTCCACCGAGAACGCTCCCTCCGCCACCCGCGCCCGCAGCACGTCGCCCGCCGCCACGTCCTGCGGCGATCGCACCACGTGCCCGTCGGCCCGCTGCAGCACCGCGTACCCGCGCTCCAGCGTCGCCGCCGGGGACAGCGCCACCACCCGGGCCAGCGTGTGCGCCAGCTCCGAGTCCGCCCGGTCCAGCAGGTGGCCCAGCGTCCGGCGGCCGCGCGCCAGCAGCGCGTCCACCTCGGCCTCCCGGGTCTCCACCATCCGCTGCGGATGGACGAAGACCGGCCGCGCCAGGGCGTGCGCGAGCCCCCGCTCCTCCCGGTCGAGCAGGCCGCGCACGGCGCGCAGCCCCCGGCCCTGGAGCTGGCTCACCCGCTCCAGCTCCTCGCCGACGTCCGGGACGACCTTCTTCGCCGCGTCCGTGGGCGTGGAGGCCCGCAGGTCCGCGACCAGGTCCAGCAGCGGGGAGTCCGGCTCGTGCCCGATCGCCGAGACCACGGGCGTACGGGCCGCCGCGACGGTCCGTACGACCTCCTCGTCGGAGAAGGGCAGCAGGTCCTCCACGCTGCCGCCGCCGCGCGCCACGATGATCACGTCCACCCCGGGCATGGCGTCCAGCTCCTTGACCGCCTGGATCACCTGGGGCACCGCGTTCACCCCCTGCACGGCGACGTTGCGGACCTCGAAGCGGACCGCCGGCCACCTGCGCCGCGCGTTCTCCAGCACGTCGCGCTCGGCCGCCGAGGCCCGCCCCACCACCAGCCCGATCAGCTGCGGCAGGAACGGCAGCGGCTTCTTGCGGTCGAGCGCGAAGAGCCCTTCGGAGGCCAGCGAGCGCTTGAGCCGTTCCAGGCGGGCGAGGAGCTCGCCGATGCCGACGGGCCGTATCTCCGTCGCCCGCAAGGACAGCTGCCCGCGCGGGGCGTACCACTCGGGCTTGGCGAGCACGACGACGCGCGCGCCCTCCGTGACGGAGTCCGCGACCTCGTCGAAGACCTGGCGGAAGCAGGTCACGCTCAGGGAGATGTCGTGCGAGGGATCGCGCAGCGTCAGGAAGACCACCCCCGCTCCCGGCCTCCGCGAGAGCTGCGTGATCTGCCCTTCCACCCACACCTGGCCG harbors:
- a CDS encoding malonic semialdehyde reductase produces the protein MSLVLDAAAQDLLFREARTANTFSDEPVTEEQVQAIYDLVKFGPTAFNQTPLRVTLVRSPEARERLVKHMAEGNQAKTAAAPLVAILSADNEFHEELPQLLPHFPQAKDAFFSERPVREQSALVNASLQAAYFIIGVRAAGLAAGPMTGLDFAGLQKEFLDGDHTPLMVVNIGKPGEDAWFPRSPRLEFDQVVTTV
- a CDS encoding exodeoxyribonuclease VII small subunit, with protein sequence MAGTDAALGYEQARDELIEVVRKLEAGGTSLEDSLALWERGEELAKVCRHWLEGARARLDSALAARQAGADAEGGEGGPE
- the xseA gene encoding exodeoxyribonuclease VII large subunit, whose product is MGLNTSADAPLPVGQVSRLIGGWIDKLGQVWVEGQITQLSRRPGAGVVFLTLRDPSHDISLSVTCFRQVFDEVADSVTEGARVVVLAKPEWYAPRGQLSLRATEIRPVGIGELLARLERLKRSLASEGLFALDRKKPLPFLPQLIGLVVGRASAAERDVLENARRRWPAVRFEVRNVAVQGVNAVPQVIQAVKELDAMPGVDVIIVARGGGSVEDLLPFSDEEVVRTVAAARTPVVSAIGHEPDSPLLDLVADLRASTPTDAAKKVVPDVGEELERVSQLQGRGLRAVRGLLDREERGLAHALARPVFVHPQRMVETREAEVDALLARGRRTLGHLLDRADSELAHTLARVVALSPAATLERGYAVLQRADGHVVRSPQDVAAGDVLRARVAEGAFSVEVAEGGAEVAAEEGVTEGVTEEGVEGVS